From a region of the Mauremys mutica isolate MM-2020 ecotype Southern chromosome 12, ASM2049712v1, whole genome shotgun sequence genome:
- the LOC123346170 gene encoding L-amino-acid oxidase-like: protein MDKFLFLQLFLLVAFPSLESLPGHLKKWEQCFDDPDYDELVDIAKNGLEQKCNSKKVVIVGAGISGLTAAKLLRDAGCEVLILEASGRLGGRIETYRERDWYMDLGPMRLPKHHTIVREFIKQFKLKLNTFYNTDGNAWYLVNNVRARYKDVERNPNILRYPVHPSEKGKSATQLYEQTLDKVTTDCNALKAKYDSFSTKEYLIKEGHLSRGAIDMIGDLLNEDGRFYMSFLHSVMAHVTFSNNSYDEITGGFDQLPNAFYQYIHGSIWFHSEVVKILTKGDQVIVSYRRANTSDLLSVTADYVLVTTTAKAARLIKFSPPLSPLKTHALRSIHYAKDVKIALACTKKFWEKDGIHGGRSITDRPSRFIYYPNHNFPSGLGVILASYTWGDDTEFFTPLSDEKCVDVVLEDLAKIHQLPKDYIQRVCNKYVIKKWGLDRYSMGSYVSFTQYQYVDYSKALFQNEGRIHFSGELTAQPHAWIDTAMKSAVRAARNIHAVINASPRQQQHELKENEL from the exons TATTTCTTCAGCTCTTCCTCCTTGTGGCATTCCCGAGCTTGGAGAGCCTGCCTggccatctgaagaagtgggaacAATGCTTCGATGACCCTGACTATGACGAACTGGTGGATATTGCCAAAAACGGATTGGAACAAAAGTGTAATTCAAAGAAGGTGGTGATTGTTGGGGCAGGAATCAGTGGACTCACAGCTGCCAAATTGTTGAGAGATGCTGGTTGCGAG GTTCTGATTCTGGAAGCCAGTGGCCGCTTGGGAGGACGCATCGAGACCTATCGAGAACGAGATTGGTACATGGATCTGGGACCCATGCGTTTGCCAAAGCATCACAC GATTGTGCGTGAATTTATTAAACAATTTAAACTTAAACTGAATACATTCTATAATACTGATGGGAATGCCTGGTATTTGGTTAACAATGTCAGAGCAAGATATAAAGATGTGGAACGAAACCCTAATATCTTGCGGTACCCCGTGCATCCCTCAGAGAAGGGAAAATCTGCCACTCAGCTTTATGAGCAGACACTGGATAAG GTGACAACAGACTGCAATGCTCTGAAAGCGAAATATGACTCTTTTTCCACCAAG GAGTATTTAATTAAAGAAGGACATTTAAGTAGAGGAGCCATCGACATGATCGGTGACTTGCTGAATGAAGACGGTAGATTTTACATGTCATTTCTTCACTCAGTCATGGCTCATGTTACCTTCTCCAACAACAG TTACGATGAGATAACGGGGGGATTCGATCAACTTCCTAATGCTTTCTACCAGTATATTCATGGGAGTATTTGGTTTCACTCTGAAGTAGTGAAGATACTAACCAAGGGTGACCAAGTGATAGTGTCTTACCGTAGGGCAAACACATCGGACCTCCTATCTGTGACAGCCGACTATGTCCTTGTCACAACCACGGCAAAGGCCGCACGGCTCATTAAATTTTCTCCACCTCTTTCTCCGCTCAAGACCCATGCCCTGCGCTCCATTCACTACGCAAAGGATGTCAAGATTGCTTTGGCCTGTACTAAAAAGTTTTGGGAGAAGGATGGTATCCATGGTGGGAGATCAATCACTGATCGCCCATCCAGATTCATCTACTACCCCAACCACAATTTCCCAAGTGGCCTGGGCGTGATCCTGGCTTCCTACACTTGGGGCGATGATACTGAATTCTTTACTCCCCTTAGTGATGAAAAGTGTGTTGATGTGGTGCTGGAGGACCTGGCAAAAATCCACCAGCTGCCCAAAGATTATATCCAGCGTGTCTGCAATAAATATGTGATCAAGAAATGGGGCCTGGACAGATATTCCATGGGCTCATATGTTTCCTTCACCCAGTATCAATATGTCGACTACTCCAAGGCTCTATTTCAGAATGAAGGGAGAATCCATTTTTCAGGAGAACTCACGGCCCAGCCTCATGCCTGGATTGACACCGCTATGAAATCTGCTGTGAGAGCAGCCAGGAACATCCATGCTGTTATTAACGCCTCACCGAGGCAGCAGCAACATGAGCTGAAGGAAAATGAACTTTAA